The Argopecten irradians isolate NY chromosome 16, Ai_NY, whole genome shotgun sequence genome window below encodes:
- the LOC138310881 gene encoding 5-hydroxytryptamine receptor-like has translation MINTSSNGTQDNEPPALTSYQSLIVWTTCTVAIFGIAEHFLILLMTIFNKSLRKKPFMVSILLLSSSDVLLGVALFFRSLISIASLRQAWICGLTIFIIHLGLVSSLVHTLVICVDRYQSLKPVPMEVLSVRKRQMLTVIIIVICSLFLAIPYPFTVKQSTVAPCSIATLFQENQSYVLAPVRSIALLAWICTVIMYIGTARNFRKVRRRTDTLKKGQIMRVKRLHDTATQRHCGNTTMSCSTSYSHDAGASLDASNRTQRRRRNSKGKLDESIAEMKSLYNVSVREDCSVSDSTILSLRELRLQTIEKCTGSSNSKVINYENRQREVTPHFAQIEKHSSKKNKRQTSPTGLSETPSSSRYLSFHRRQTHHSRVTPEVKAFRIVSVVFVVFLITMTPQFIIGFVKLMYPVSKYMEYFCNFLAVSSIVTNPFMYAFVLKEFRRALRCK, from the coding sequence ATGATCAACACATCTAGCAACGGCACACAGGATAATGAGCCCCCGGCGTTGACTTCCTATCAGTCTCTTATTGTTTGGACAACATGTACTGTAGCAATATTCGGCATAGCTGAACATTTTCTAATATTGCTCATGACAATTTTCAACAAATCCTTACGGAAGAAGCCATTCATGGTATCCATTCTGCTGCTGAGTAGTAGTGATGTATTGCTTGGTGTGGCATTGTTCTTCAGATCTCTGATTAGCATAGCATCACTGCGACAGGCTTGGATATGTGGGTTGACGATTTTTATCATACACTTAGGTTTAGTGTCGTCCCTTGTGCATACTTTAGTGATCTGCGTAGACCGATACCAGAGTTTGAAGCCCGTTCCGATGGAGGTACTCTCCGTGCGCAAGCGTCAGATGCTGACAGTCATAATTATTGTGATATGCTCCCTCTTTCTTGCGATACCGTACCCGTTTACCGTCAAACAGTCAACAGTTGCCCCATGTTCAATTGCTACTCTATTCCAGGAAAACCAGTCCTATGTATTGGCTCCTGTGCGGTCTATAGCTCTCTTGGCTTGGATATGCACTGTCATTATGTACATCGGAACTGCTAGAAATTTCCGAAAAGTTCGGCGAAGAACAGATACATTAAAGAAGGGGCAAATCATGCGAGTTAAAAGACTCCACGATACGGCCACACAACGGCATTGCGGTAATACTACAATGTCCTGTTCAACTTCATATTCACATGATGCTGGAGCAAGTCTGGACGCGTCTAATAGAACTCAGAGACGAAGACGAAATTCGAAAGGAAAATTAGATGAAAGTATTGCGGAAATGAAGtcattatataatgtttcaGTCAGAGAAGACTGTTCCGTGTCTGATTCCACGATCTTATCCCTGCGTGAGCTCAGGCTCCAAACTATCGAGAAATGTACTGGCAGCAGTAATAGCAAGGTTATCAATTATGAAAACAGGCAAAGAGAAGTCACTCCTCATTTTGCCCAAATTGAAAAACATTCGAGCAAAAAGAACAAAAGACAAACATCACCGACGGGATTAAGTGAGACACCTTCCTCTTCGCGGTATCTCAGTTTCCATAGACGACAAACACACCATTCACGTGTAACACCAGAGGTAAAAGCTTTTAGAATCGTCTCGGTTGTTTTTGTCGTTTTCCTTATAACGATGACTCCGCAATTTATCATTGGATTTGTGAAGTTAATGTATCCAGTTTCAAAATATATGGAATATTTTTGTAACTTCCTGGCAGTGTCCTCTATCGTAACAAACCCTTTCATGTATGCGTTCGTACTGAAAGAGTTCAGAAGAGCCCTCAGATGCAAATAG
- the LOC138310477 gene encoding integrase/recombinase xerD homolog encodes MHCWFFSTGIGLQGSVEKAVRAAGVTVGSSLHKLSENMADRILHSKSDNTNKKYFDVFRRWKHFCLSHDCCALPANPVHIALYLNFLLDKHSSFSVISSVVYAIKWVHDINGHPDPTTNSFVRHLLETSKRCSHKPVCKKEPLTADILINLCNYFSGNSDLLVIRDLSMILLCFSGFLRFNELSNLLCSDLKICDSYLVLKIRKSKTDQYRHGDEVVISKGQTVACPLTMIRKYIEIAEINLDDNAFLFKPIFRSGSTCKLIHKNKCLSYTGTRQAILKRLSLVCDVKNVGLHSLRAGGATVAANNGVNDRCFKRHGRWKSEACKDGNVADSLQSRLSVTQKLGL; translated from the coding sequence ATgcattgttggtttttttcaacAGGCATAGGCTTACAAGGATCGGTGGAAAAGGCCGTGAGGGCTGCAGGCGTAACAGTAGGATCATCCCTTCACAAGTTGTCGGAGAATATGGCCGACCGGATCCTGCATAGTAAAAGcgacaacaccaacaaaaagtACTTTGACGTTTTTCGTCGTTggaaacatttttgtttgtctCACGATTGTTGTGCGTTACCCGCAAAtcctgtacatattgcattatATCTGAATTTTCTATTGGACAAACACTCTTCTTTCTCCGTTATTTCATCCGTTGTTTACGCTATTAAATGGGTACATGATATTAATGGACATCCGGATCCCACCACCAACAGTTTTGTTCGACATTTGTTGGAGACCTCCAAGAGATGTTCACACAAACCAGTTTGTAAGAAGGAACCATTAACTGCGGACATTTTGATTAACTTGTGTAATTATTTTTCTGGTAATAGCGATTTACTGGTAATTAGAGATTTGTCaatgattttattgtgtttttctGGTTTTCTCCGTTTCAATGAGCTTAGCAATCTGCTTTGTTCAGACCTGAAAATTTGTGACAGCTATTTAGTTTTAAAAATTAGGAAAAGTAAAACCGACCAATATCGCCATGGTGACGAGGTAGTAATAAGCAAAGGCCAGACAGTGGCCTGTCCGCTCACTATGATACGCAAATACATTGAAATCGCGGAGATTAATCTCGACGACAACGCGTTTTTATTTAAACCTATTTTTCGCTCGGGATCTACTTGTAAGTTGATCCATAAGAACAAATGTTTAAGCTACACAGGGACTAGACAAGCCATTTTGAAGCGTCTGTCTTTGGTGTGTGACGTTAAGAACGTCGGTTTGCACAGTTTACGGGCTGGGGGAGCTACCGTCGCCGCAAATAACGGCGTTAATGACAGATGTTTTAAGAGGCACGGTCGTTGGAAAAGTGAAGCTTGTAAGGACGGAAATGTTGCCGATTCTTTACAGTCGCGTTTGAGTGTTACGCAGAAGCTTggtttgtaa